A window from Salvia miltiorrhiza cultivar Shanhuang (shh) chromosome 2, IMPLAD_Smil_shh, whole genome shotgun sequence encodes these proteins:
- the LOC131011001 gene encoding uncharacterized protein LOC131011001 — MYVYIEVSRKFHPSPSSFSRNYEQYTRGFQSLSEASVQNPSENGSCSDQSTSRCVSSLTTDEAAVKHQVKSKLKVSERHDLVMMFTCKVCDTRNLKTACRESYDKGVVVARCNGCDNLHLIADRLGWFGEPSSVEEFLAARGEEVKKGSAETMNLTLEDLAGRKDVGV; from the exons ATGTATGTATACATTG AGGTCTCTAGGAAGTTTCATCCTTCTCCAAGCTCATTCTCTCGCAACTATGAACAGTATACCAGAGGATTCCAGTCTCTCTCAGAGGCCAGTGTGCAAAATCCAAGTGAAAACGGAAGTTGCAGTGACCAGAGCACGAGCAGATGCGTCTCCAGTTTGACAACTGATGAGGCTGCTGTAAAGCACCAAGTGAAATCTAAGTTGAAGGTTTCTGAGAGGCACGATCTTGTCATGATGTTCacttgcaaagtttgcgacaccAGAAACCTCAAGACAGCCTGTCGTGAATCATACGACAAAGGTGTGGTCGTTGCTAGATGCAATGGCTGCGACAATCTGCACCTGATCGCTGATCGGTTGGGATGGTTTGGAGAACCAAGCAGCGTCGAGGAGTTTTTGGCGGCTCGCGGGGAGGAGGTGAAAAAGGGATCAGCTGAGACTATGAATCTCACTCTTGAGGATCTTGCTGGGAGGAAAGATGTCGGTGTTTGA